Proteins encoded by one window of Chrysiogenes arsenatis DSM 11915:
- a CDS encoding chemotaxis protein CheB, with amino-acid sequence MPKQEKDTAIIPSVIVQPPSHYVAVGASAGGLEAIEAFFTNMPPNSGFGFIVIQHLSPDYKSLMVELLSKKTQMSVFRAEDAMNVQANCVYLIPPKMNLTIFHGKLFLTEQDHNRGINLPIDIFLRSLAEDQAEKAIAVILSGTGSDGMRGVRAVKEFGGMVMVQTEDSARFDGMPRSAISTGLADFVLPPDKMPSQLLAFVKHPYAATNVERVENMVTDEDALLRVFALLREKCKIDFTYYKPSTVMRRIERRMTINQIDEIREYVSYLLSFPAEITALYRELLIGVTSFFRDQEAFDLLADKWLPELFRNTEKNEVRMWIAACSTGEEAYSLAILARECVESLGRAIDIKIFATDIDREAIQYAATGSYPESIAADISPRLLAKYFHRKDENFQISRKVREMVVFAQHNLIKDPPFTNIDFISCRNVLIYFQPILQRKVLEFFNFSLCSGGMMFLGSSETTGEMNEFFEFIEPKHKIYRSKGRLRHMPSDTPLLSGATDTRFREAKGMFAHARRSLRPSDEEKILERFVGAVSGEFLPLSMVVNEQLELLHVVGDTSGYFRLPEGKITNDISKMAIKELSIPLITGIQKVFRQKQELRFSNIKILFGTEVRNLELRIKLLPEKKGQEPLVAVFLIERDKGVTEIGDQAAISFDLSKEAEERLKVLEQDLQFTRENLQATIEELETSNEELQATNEELLASNEELQSTNEELQSTNEELFTVNAEYQSKIIELTELHNDVENLLSTSRIGQLLLDENLEVRRFSSRITSVFKLLENDIGRPITHISHQLIDINPVDIVQQVQKTGVTVEQEVTTIDGHIHLMRVLPYTIGPKAYSGTVLAFIDVTEARRAENELHEAQNLFVSVSNTSPALIWLAGRDKKCTWFNQPWLDFTGRTLEEELGDGWTERVHPDDLAMCMKVFITSFDAREPFSMEYRLLRHDGEYRWLLDMGHPRTNDNGEFLGYIGTCLDITERKEVEARFEVQRQMTQAIIDSLSATICVLDPAGRIVTVNKSWREFSKNYDTMFVCKWEGTNYLDICDAAQGEGAQSAHQFVLGVRAVIRGDKDFFEMEYPCDLPEGTRWFIGRVTPLKHSVDQERTVVIAHEDITSRRGNT; translated from the coding sequence ATGCCCAAGCAAGAAAAAGATACCGCAATAATTCCCAGTGTCATAGTCCAGCCACCATCGCATTACGTGGCCGTAGGCGCTTCCGCAGGGGGGCTTGAGGCAATAGAGGCTTTTTTTACAAACATGCCACCGAATAGTGGATTTGGTTTCATAGTTATTCAGCACCTGTCGCCCGACTATAAAAGCTTGATGGTGGAGTTGTTATCTAAAAAAACACAAATGTCTGTTTTTCGTGCCGAAGATGCCATGAACGTCCAAGCGAACTGTGTGTATTTGATCCCTCCGAAAATGAATCTCACGATTTTCCACGGGAAATTGTTCCTTACCGAACAGGATCATAATCGAGGCATCAACCTCCCGATCGATATTTTTCTCCGTTCATTGGCAGAAGATCAAGCGGAAAAAGCCATCGCGGTTATTCTTTCGGGGACAGGCAGCGATGGGATGCGTGGTGTGCGTGCGGTGAAAGAATTTGGCGGTATGGTGATGGTGCAGACCGAAGATTCGGCTCGCTTTGACGGTATGCCTCGCTCCGCTATTTCTACTGGGCTGGCCGACTTTGTTCTGCCTCCCGATAAAATGCCCTCGCAACTTCTCGCCTTTGTCAAACACCCATACGCCGCCACCAATGTTGAGCGAGTCGAAAACATGGTAACCGACGAAGATGCATTGCTGCGCGTGTTCGCGCTCCTGCGCGAAAAATGTAAAATTGATTTTACGTACTACAAGCCCAGCACCGTCATGCGTCGTATTGAACGCCGGATGACCATCAACCAAATTGATGAAATACGCGAATATGTGTCGTATCTGCTTAGTTTTCCGGCTGAAATTACGGCACTCTATCGCGAGTTGCTTATAGGGGTAACCAGCTTTTTTCGCGATCAGGAGGCGTTCGATTTGCTGGCCGACAAATGGCTCCCCGAACTTTTCCGCAATACCGAAAAAAATGAAGTTCGCATGTGGATTGCAGCCTGTTCAACTGGCGAAGAGGCATATAGCCTTGCCATTTTGGCGCGCGAATGTGTCGAAAGTCTTGGGCGTGCCATCGACATTAAAATTTTTGCAACCGATATAGACCGTGAAGCGATCCAATATGCCGCAACGGGTTCCTATCCTGAAAGTATTGCGGCTGACATTAGTCCACGCCTACTCGCCAAATATTTTCACCGCAAAGATGAAAACTTCCAGATTTCGCGAAAAGTTCGCGAAATGGTGGTGTTTGCACAACATAACCTGATTAAAGATCCCCCGTTTACCAATATCGATTTCATTAGTTGTCGCAATGTGCTTATCTATTTTCAGCCGATATTGCAGCGCAAAGTGCTTGAGTTTTTTAACTTTTCGTTATGCTCAGGCGGCATGATGTTTTTGGGAAGTTCAGAGACAACAGGCGAAATGAATGAGTTTTTTGAATTTATCGAGCCGAAACACAAGATTTATCGCTCTAAAGGGCGCTTGCGGCACATGCCATCCGATACCCCGCTGCTGAGTGGTGCGACTGACACCCGCTTTCGTGAAGCCAAAGGGATGTTTGCTCACGCACGCCGTTCGTTGCGCCCGAGTGATGAAGAAAAAATACTCGAACGATTTGTTGGCGCAGTTTCTGGCGAATTCCTCCCCTTATCGATGGTGGTGAATGAACAACTTGAGCTGTTGCATGTGGTTGGCGATACAAGCGGTTATTTTCGCTTGCCGGAAGGAAAGATAACCAATGATATCAGCAAGATGGCTATTAAAGAGCTTTCTATCCCTTTAATTACTGGCATTCAAAAGGTTTTCCGCCAAAAGCAGGAGCTGCGCTTTTCCAATATAAAAATCCTCTTCGGCACGGAAGTGCGCAATTTAGAGTTGCGTATTAAGCTGTTGCCAGAAAAAAAAGGTCAAGAACCCTTAGTCGCCGTGTTTCTGATTGAACGAGATAAGGGAGTAACAGAAATTGGCGATCAGGCCGCTATCTCTTTCGATCTTTCCAAAGAGGCAGAGGAGCGACTGAAGGTATTAGAGCAGGACTTACAGTTTACCCGCGAAAACCTGCAAGCCACTATCGAAGAATTGGAAACGTCGAATGAAGAGCTTCAGGCTACCAACGAAGAGCTTCTTGCCAGTAACGAAGAGTTGCAGTCTACAAACGAGGAATTGCAGTCTACCAACGAAGAGCTCTTTACGGTCAACGCGGAATATCAGAGTAAAATTATTGAACTGACTGAGCTGCATAACGATGTGGAAAACCTGCTTAGCACCAGCCGTATCGGGCAACTCTTGCTTGACGAAAATCTTGAGGTGCGGCGTTTTTCCAGTCGCATCACCAGTGTCTTTAAATTGCTCGAAAACGATATTGGGCGTCCGATAACGCATATCTCGCACCAACTCATTGACATTAACCCAGTTGATATTGTGCAACAGGTGCAAAAAACTGGGGTTACTGTTGAGCAAGAGGTCACCACCATTGATGGTCACATTCACCTTATGCGGGTACTTCCGTATACGATTGGCCCGAAGGCCTATTCAGGCACTGTTCTGGCTTTTATCGACGTGACAGAGGCGCGTCGCGCTGAAAATGAACTCCACGAAGCGCAGAACTTGTTTGTATCAGTCTCCAATACATCACCAGCGCTTATTTGGTTGGCAGGGCGTGATAAAAAGTGCACTTGGTTTAATCAGCCGTGGCTCGACTTTACTGGCCGGACACTGGAGGAAGAATTAGGCGATGGCTGGACAGAGCGGGTGCATCCTGACGATCTTGCGATGTGCATGAAGGTATTTATCACCTCGTTTGATGCGCGTGAGCCGTTTAGCATGGAGTATCGCCTCCTGCGTCATGATGGCGAATACCGCTGGTTACTCGATATGGGGCATCCTCGAACAAACGATAACGGTGAGTTCTTAGGGTATATTGGCACGTGTCTGGACATTACCGAACGCAAAGAGGTCGAAGCAAGATTTGAAGTGCAACGACAGATGACACAAGCGATCATCGACTCATTGAGCGCCACGATCTGTGTGCTTGATCCCGCAGGGCGGATTGTGACCGTCAACAAATCGTGGCGCGAATTTAGCAAGAATTACGACACCATGTTTGTGTGCAAGTGGGAAGGGACGAACTATCTTGATATTTGCGATGCCGCGCAGGGTGAGGGTGCCCAGAGTGCGCACCAGTTCGTTCTCGGTGTGCGCGCCGTTATCCGTGGTGACAAAGACTTTTTCGAAATGGAGTACCCCTGCGATCTCCCCGAGGGAACACGGTGGTTCATCGGGCGCGTGACGCCACTGAAACACTCTGTCGATCAGGAGCGAACCGTAGTTATTGCTCATGAAGATATTACTTCGAGACGCGGAAACACCTAG
- a CDS encoding 2-oxoacid:ferredoxin oxidoreductase subunit beta produces MTTTVNEVMDKNYFTSKAEVKWCPGCGDYAIINSVKGAMVNRAKPRDEVAIVSGIGCSSRFPYYMETYGFHTIHGRAAAIASGLKVGKPDLDVWVISGDGDSTAIGGNHWIHAIRRNINLNYVLINNKIYGLTKGQYSPTSEMGQITKTTPYGVIDYPMNPLVTALGIGGTFVARSIDKDVKMGEEICTRGANHPGFSLMEMYSNCVIFNDGAHDKITGKDKADFTIHVQHGKKLIFGVENNLCLVQDGFRIKMAKVSDVAESAIIVHDETNLQLATLLADMAPSKGQPVALGVIYCDPAKKSYDFMVHEQVQQVIASKGEQPLDKLLRAGDTWTISTTLCNASGCKTV; encoded by the coding sequence ATGACAACAACGGTAAATGAAGTAATGGATAAGAATTACTTTACTTCCAAAGCGGAAGTAAAATGGTGTCCAGGTTGCGGCGACTACGCAATTATCAACTCTGTTAAAGGTGCGATGGTTAACCGTGCTAAGCCACGCGATGAAGTTGCTATCGTCTCTGGTATTGGGTGTTCATCACGTTTCCCATATTATATGGAAACGTATGGCTTCCACACAATTCATGGACGCGCTGCGGCTATCGCCAGCGGCCTCAAGGTTGGCAAGCCCGACCTTGACGTATGGGTAATCTCTGGTGACGGCGACTCAACGGCCATTGGTGGGAACCACTGGATCCATGCTATCCGTCGTAACATCAACTTGAACTATGTTTTGATTAACAACAAGATCTACGGCTTGACCAAAGGTCAGTACTCACCGACTTCTGAAATGGGTCAAATCACCAAGACCACACCGTATGGCGTTATCGACTATCCGATGAATCCACTGGTAACGGCGCTTGGTATCGGCGGCACCTTTGTCGCTCGCTCGATTGACAAAGATGTCAAAATGGGTGAAGAGATCTGTACCCGTGGCGCGAACCATCCTGGATTCAGCCTGATGGAAATGTACAGCAACTGCGTTATCTTCAACGATGGCGCGCACGACAAAATTACTGGCAAAGATAAAGCTGACTTTACGATCCATGTGCAACATGGAAAGAAACTCATCTTCGGTGTCGAAAACAACCTTTGCCTTGTGCAGGATGGTTTCAGAATCAAGATGGCGAAAGTCAGTGACGTTGCGGAAAGCGCTATCATCGTTCACGATGAAACCAACTTGCAACTCGCTACATTGTTGGCCGATATGGCTCCGTCAAAAGGTCAGCCTGTTGCGCTGGGGGTTATCTACTGTGACCCAGCGAAGAAGTCTTACGACTTCATGGTTCACGAGCAAGTGCAGCAGGTTATTGCCTCAAAAGGCGAGCAACCTCTTGACAAGCTTTTACGCGCTGGCGACACGTGGACAATCAGCACAACACTTTGCAATGCAAGTGGTTGCAAAACCGTCTAA
- a CDS encoding 2-oxoacid:acceptor oxidoreductase subunit alpha produces the protein MGQISLKSVDQVVIKFTGDSGDGMQLVGNQLTALAAVSGNDVNSLPDYPSEIRAPAGTVAGISGFQIALGSRDIHTAGDAPDVLVAMNPAAVQHSYKHVVKGGMIITDSDMFTEKAMEKVGFKSNPCTDGTLAGYDVKSIPFTTLTREALKDLDMGPKDKDRCKNFFVLGVLVWLFNKNPQDVLNFINTKFGKKLPKIAEANTIVFKAGLNYGETTVMFQQRYDLKAATIEPGFYRNITGNEAAALGLIAAAKKSNMQLLLGSYPITPATDILHEVSKHKNFGAITMQMEDEIAGICAAIGGAFAGKLAVTTTSGPGLALKGEALGLAVIMEIPLVIVNVQRGGPSTGLPTKTEQSDLLQAMYGRNGDSPMPVIAAGSPDDCFMAAFEACQIAIKYRTPVLLLTDGYIGQGSCPWKVPLESELPSFEANFTKEDADFKSYRRDPETLARNIAIPGTKGLQHRVGSLEKDVLTGAVSHVPMNHQIMTDIRKNKVAGIVRDVPNAVVNGKESGKVLVIGWGGTYGAVKGAVDRLILQGKSVSSINLRWINPFPANLAKIIANFDKVLIPELNTGQLSVLIRSQFLVDTVSLNKVQGDPFREYEVIDKVNEMLGE, from the coding sequence ATGGGACAAATTAGCCTCAAGAGCGTTGATCAGGTCGTCATTAAATTTACTGGCGACTCTGGTGACGGGATGCAGCTTGTCGGAAACCAGCTCACAGCACTGGCTGCTGTAAGTGGTAACGACGTAAATTCATTGCCAGATTATCCATCTGAAATCCGTGCTCCGGCCGGTACGGTGGCCGGGATTTCCGGTTTCCAGATCGCGCTTGGCAGTCGCGACATTCACACGGCAGGGGATGCACCAGACGTATTGGTTGCCATGAACCCGGCGGCAGTTCAGCACAGTTATAAGCATGTGGTAAAGGGCGGGATGATTATCACGGACTCTGACATGTTTACTGAAAAGGCTATGGAAAAAGTTGGCTTTAAAAGCAACCCATGCACAGACGGTACACTTGCAGGCTATGATGTAAAATCGATTCCTTTCACAACCCTTACCCGCGAAGCACTGAAAGACCTCGATATGGGGCCAAAAGACAAAGACCGTTGTAAAAACTTCTTTGTACTTGGTGTGCTCGTATGGCTTTTCAACAAGAATCCACAAGACGTACTGAACTTCATTAACACCAAATTCGGCAAGAAACTGCCAAAAATTGCGGAAGCAAACACTATCGTCTTTAAAGCTGGCTTGAACTACGGTGAAACGACCGTTATGTTCCAACAGCGTTACGATCTGAAAGCGGCTACTATCGAGCCAGGTTTCTACCGTAACATTACTGGGAACGAAGCGGCTGCTCTTGGTTTAATTGCGGCAGCCAAAAAATCTAACATGCAACTTCTCCTTGGTTCGTATCCAATAACTCCGGCTACCGATATTCTGCATGAAGTATCAAAGCATAAAAACTTTGGCGCGATCACCATGCAGATGGAAGACGAAATTGCTGGTATCTGTGCCGCTATCGGTGGTGCATTCGCTGGTAAGCTTGCGGTAACCACTACTTCTGGTCCCGGTCTTGCGCTAAAAGGCGAAGCGCTTGGTCTTGCCGTAATCATGGAAATTCCATTGGTTATCGTAAACGTTCAGCGTGGTGGCCCTTCTACTGGTCTGCCAACGAAGACTGAACAGTCTGACCTCTTGCAAGCGATGTATGGCCGCAACGGCGACAGCCCAATGCCGGTTATTGCTGCTGGCTCGCCAGACGACTGTTTCATGGCTGCTTTTGAAGCATGTCAAATCGCTATCAAGTACCGCACACCTGTACTTCTACTTACTGACGGGTACATCGGCCAAGGTTCTTGCCCATGGAAAGTTCCCCTTGAAAGCGAACTTCCTTCATTTGAAGCCAACTTCACCAAAGAAGATGCTGACTTTAAATCATACCGCCGTGATCCAGAAACCTTGGCGCGCAATATCGCGATCCCAGGCACCAAGGGTCTGCAACACCGCGTTGGGTCTTTGGAAAAAGACGTCCTGACCGGAGCGGTCAGCCACGTACCAATGAACCACCAAATTATGACCGATATTCGGAAGAATAAGGTTGCGGGTATTGTACGCGATGTGCCAAACGCTGTTGTCAATGGTAAGGAAAGTGGAAAAGTGTTGGTTATCGGTTGGGGCGGAACGTACGGTGCTGTGAAAGGCGCGGTTGACCGCTTGATTCTCCAAGGGAAGTCGGTTTCGAGTATCAACCTCCGCTGGATTAACCCATTCCCGGCGAACCTTGCAAAAATCATTGCTAACTTCGACAAAGTGTTGATCCCTGAATTGAACACTGGTCAGTTGAGCGTTTTGATCCGCAGTCAGTTCCTCGTTGATACCGTATCGCTGAACAAGGTTCAGGGCGATCCTTTCCGCGAGTACGAAGTCATCGACAAAGTTAACGAAATGTTAGGTGAGTAA
- a CDS encoding Na/Pi cotransporter family protein, which translates to MSIYDLFNLLSALFLLLYGMKLVSDNMKMLAGDKLRTSLSFLTANRIAGLFTGAVATAFLQSSSATTVILISLVSSGLVTFTASLGVILGADIGTTLTVQLIALNVYDYALVITGIGALMRMVYSAPHMIQLGRIIFGFGLIFLGMKFMSLAVEPLKQNPELLAHLVDHGGSGLTLLLLAFVFTAVVQASAATIALALSLASSGIIDLHQGMLIVLGANIGTCITAIFASIGANVAAKKTATAHILFKILGAILCYPFLATIEQGILGSGDVLRNIAHFHTLFNIGVALVFLPLITPVAKFIEWLFHRYEEPALAASPKLDRMMLTHPDLALDQAHRIVLQMSDHCRQMLNDTFEQIENYHGGRQERIAATDDILDAMNLEIRLYLAELSRRELTGVDAKRMFDILHYATVLENAGDVMVKNVSKLTAKLARSNGHLSPEGLQEIRDFYHKVRENFELCQELYLEKDPLIAAKLRRHYSHLQELEHYLLRTHMERLYAGTANSLATTTVHTDLLTNFERINSYFCRFQLDYNLQESST; encoded by the coding sequence ATGAGCATCTATGACCTTTTTAATTTGCTCAGCGCTTTATTTTTACTCCTCTACGGGATGAAGCTGGTGAGCGATAATATGAAAATGCTGGCTGGCGATAAACTTCGCACTTCTCTTTCCTTCCTGACGGCCAATCGTATTGCGGGTCTCTTTACGGGAGCGGTCGCAACAGCGTTTCTGCAAAGTTCATCCGCGACTACCGTCATTTTAATTTCATTGGTCAGCAGCGGCTTGGTTACCTTTACCGCTTCGCTTGGGGTGATACTCGGTGCGGATATAGGGACAACTCTTACCGTGCAACTGATCGCGTTGAATGTCTATGATTATGCATTAGTGATCACAGGAATTGGTGCGCTGATGCGGATGGTCTATTCTGCGCCGCACATGATTCAGCTTGGGCGGATAATATTTGGGTTTGGATTGATCTTTCTGGGAATGAAGTTTATGTCGCTCGCTGTTGAGCCATTGAAGCAGAACCCAGAGCTTTTAGCGCATCTCGTTGATCATGGTGGAAGTGGGTTAACGCTCCTCTTGCTTGCCTTTGTGTTCACCGCTGTTGTGCAGGCTTCTGCGGCTACCATTGCGCTTGCACTATCGCTGGCATCCAGTGGCATTATTGATCTACATCAGGGGATGTTGATTGTACTGGGAGCAAATATTGGCACGTGCATTACCGCAATTTTTGCCAGCATTGGCGCTAATGTTGCCGCAAAAAAGACCGCTACAGCGCATATTTTGTTTAAAATTCTCGGGGCGATTCTGTGCTACCCATTTCTCGCAACCATAGAGCAGGGTATCCTTGGAAGCGGTGATGTTTTGCGAAATATTGCTCACTTTCATACGCTCTTCAATATTGGGGTCGCGCTTGTGTTTTTGCCACTCATTACTCCAGTTGCGAAGTTCATAGAATGGCTCTTTCATCGTTATGAAGAGCCGGCATTAGCAGCATCGCCGAAGCTTGATCGGATGATGTTAACGCACCCAGATCTTGCGCTTGATCAGGCGCATCGCATAGTGTTGCAAATGTCGGATCATTGCCGGCAAATGCTCAATGATACCTTTGAGCAAATCGAAAACTACCATGGCGGACGTCAGGAGCGTATTGCAGCTACCGATGATATTCTTGATGCAATGAATTTAGAAATCCGTCTGTACCTTGCCGAACTCTCACGGCGCGAGCTAACTGGAGTAGATGCCAAGCGGATGTTTGATATACTCCACTACGCGACGGTGCTGGAAAATGCGGGCGATGTTATGGTAAAAAATGTATCGAAGTTAACGGCAAAACTTGCACGCAGTAATGGCCATTTAAGTCCCGAAGGGCTTCAGGAAATACGCGATTTTTACCATAAAGTGCGGGAGAACTTTGAGCTGTGCCAGGAACTCTACCTCGAAAAAGACCCGCTGATTGCCGCGAAGCTACGTCGCCATTATTCTCATTTGCAGGAGCTTGAGCACTACTTGCTCCGTACGCACATGGAACGACTGTATGCCGGAACCGCCAATTCGTTGGCGACAACAACGGTACATACCGATTTATTAACGAATTTCGAAAGAATCAATTCGTATTTTTGCCGTTTTCAGTTAGACTACAACTTGCAAGAGAGCAGTACGTAA
- a CDS encoding EAL domain-containing protein, producing the protein MNSTHQHSISTASLRLWLPIHVFGAFSLLIFFSMFYQYFKFERALVSTSFTTLENQMERSATVLPLFYEHNFAQAIEKELATIRIIQQVTRVAIVDENGMVLAHEEERTVGEPVLHVFPQIQPSVWERVITTWHSDIRLIHNGDRILAIQPIITAAKRKMLLIEYDLSQDKQKLWDDIVLQHLTIWGMSFFVAIGLVIVLGLWMVKPILHLLDVMRRFRTGESSARSYLAGTGELRDLGDAFNELGDQLTSTMLQLEENQENTAITLSSIGDGVIATDQHGMITRINIAAQKMCGWSEADALGKPVAEVFPISPEGTMVTRNGKEIHISDTTEPIISRTKQFLGLVFVFRDVTHEQELQKAIEVSEQLHRELAENVKDIVFKASPDMRITYLNPSWEYITGKNIAQVLGTSLLEHVHPDDQALILRHCESFLCSGDRRGSCQEELRIACSDGQWAWMLINAALHTDEQGGIQSIIGTMADITERKRVEQEMRIAATAFESQEGMVVTDANGVILRVNNAFTTLTGYPADEVIGHTPALLQSGIHDKAFYRQMWCMLAEEKGWHGEIWNKRKDGEVYPEWLTISAVMDEQGEVTNYVGAFTDITQRKAAEEQIHQLAFFDPLTGLPNRRLLMRELEHAIATSSRKKHYNALLFMDLDKFKNLNDTKGHDVGDMLLCEVAKRLKKCVRKGDTVARLGGDEFVVLSEGLSEDIERAAKQGEVVAEKLRRAVNKPYNLNGFEYVSSPSIGICLFRGDSDSVDDVLKRADVAMYQAKASGRNAVRFFDPAMQAALEARTSLESELRRALIEQQFVLHYQPQVRADGTIFGVELLVRWLHPERGLIPPVEFIPLAEETGLILPIGHWVLAMACSQIQRWDNDPVARHLQVAINVSPRQFRQANFVKEVRQVLEETWANPARLKIELTEGVVIDDVNDTISKMHELKAIGISFSMDDFGTGYSSLSYLKRLPLDQLKIDKSFISDILHSQGDTVIVQTIIAMAESLGLQVIAEGVETVEQKCFLQKHHCDNWQGYFFSKPLPIVDFEALLYEMNGKIDSPSCSK; encoded by the coding sequence ATGAACTCAACGCACCAGCACTCCATATCTACCGCTTCACTTCGCCTTTGGCTGCCGATTCACGTGTTCGGTGCCTTTTCGTTGCTGATATTTTTTTCTATGTTCTACCAGTATTTTAAGTTCGAACGGGCGTTGGTTTCGACAAGCTTTACCACGCTTGAAAATCAAATGGAGCGCAGTGCAACCGTATTGCCGCTTTTCTATGAACACAATTTTGCGCAGGCGATTGAAAAAGAGCTTGCCACCATCCGCATTATTCAGCAGGTTACGCGAGTCGCAATAGTTGATGAAAACGGAATGGTGCTCGCGCATGAAGAAGAGCGCACCGTAGGTGAGCCTGTTTTACACGTTTTTCCTCAAATACAGCCGAGTGTGTGGGAGCGAGTGATCACGACATGGCACTCCGATATTCGTCTGATACACAATGGTGACCGTATTTTGGCCATACAGCCAATTATTACCGCTGCGAAGCGCAAAATGCTGCTGATTGAGTATGATTTATCGCAGGATAAACAAAAACTCTGGGACGACATTGTGCTGCAGCACCTTACGATTTGGGGAATGAGTTTTTTTGTTGCTATAGGGCTCGTTATTGTTCTCGGACTTTGGATGGTAAAGCCCATACTTCATCTGCTTGATGTTATGCGCCGTTTTCGCACAGGCGAATCGAGTGCACGCTCCTATTTGGCTGGCACGGGCGAGTTGCGCGACCTTGGTGACGCCTTTAATGAGTTGGGGGATCAGCTTACCAGCACGATGCTGCAACTCGAAGAAAATCAAGAAAATACCGCAATCACACTGAGCTCTATTGGCGATGGTGTTATTGCGACCGATCAGCATGGCATGATTACGCGCATCAATATCGCGGCGCAAAAGATGTGTGGCTGGAGTGAAGCGGACGCTTTGGGGAAACCCGTTGCAGAAGTGTTCCCTATTTCCCCTGAAGGGACGATGGTGACCCGCAACGGGAAAGAGATTCACATTTCCGATACTACCGAACCCATTATCAGCCGCACAAAGCAATTTCTTGGACTGGTTTTTGTTTTTCGCGATGTGACTCACGAGCAAGAGCTTCAAAAAGCCATTGAAGTATCGGAACAGCTCCACCGCGAGCTGGCAGAAAATGTGAAGGACATTGTCTTTAAAGCCAGCCCCGATATGCGCATCACGTACCTCAACCCTTCATGGGAATATATTACGGGAAAAAATATTGCGCAGGTGTTGGGGACGTCCCTGCTCGAGCACGTTCACCCAGATGATCAAGCGCTTATTCTGCGCCATTGCGAGAGTTTTCTCTGTTCTGGCGATCGGCGTGGTTCGTGTCAGGAAGAACTTCGCATCGCGTGTTCGGATGGCCAATGGGCATGGATGCTGATTAACGCAGCGTTGCATACCGATGAGCAGGGAGGCATTCAGTCGATAATCGGTACGATGGCAGATATTACCGAGCGCAAGCGGGTGGAACAGGAAATGCGTATTGCCGCGACCGCTTTTGAATCACAAGAGGGGATGGTGGTGACGGATGCCAATGGCGTTATCCTCCGCGTCAATAATGCGTTTACTACGTTGACGGGATATCCGGCTGACGAGGTGATCGGGCATACGCCAGCGCTGCTCCAGTCAGGTATTCACGATAAGGCTTTTTATCGCCAAATGTGGTGCATGCTGGCGGAAGAAAAAGGGTGGCACGGCGAAATATGGAATAAGCGTAAAGACGGTGAAGTGTACCCGGAATGGTTAACGATTAGTGCCGTTATGGATGAGCAAGGCGAAGTAACCAATTATGTGGGAGCCTTCACTGACATCACTCAGCGCAAGGCAGCGGAAGAACAAATCCATCAACTGGCCTTTTTTGATCCGCTGACAGGGCTGCCGAATCGTCGCTTGCTGATGCGCGAACTCGAACACGCCATTGCCACCAGTAGTCGTAAAAAGCACTATAATGCACTGTTATTTATGGATTTGGATAAATTCAAAAACTTGAATGATACCAAAGGGCATGATGTTGGCGATATGCTCTTGTGTGAAGTTGCTAAGCGGCTAAAGAAGTGCGTCCGCAAAGGTGATACCGTCGCACGACTTGGGGGGGATGAGTTTGTTGTCCTTTCGGAAGGGTTGAGTGAAGATATCGAACGAGCGGCCAAGCAAGGGGAAGTGGTTGCCGAAAAACTGCGCCGCGCGGTCAATAAACCCTATAATCTCAATGGTTTTGAATATGTTTCTTCGCCCAGTATCGGGATTTGTCTGTTCCGTGGAGATTCCGATAGTGTCGATGATGTCCTCAAGCGAGCGGATGTTGCCATGTATCAAGCGAAGGCGTCTGGTCGCAATGCGGTTCGCTTCTTTGATCCTGCGATGCAAGCGGCACTGGAAGCACGCACGTCGCTTGAATCTGAGCTGCGTCGCGCCCTTATTGAACAACAGTTTGTCCTGCATTATCAGCCACAGGTTCGTGCCGATGGCACCATCTTCGGGGTCGAATTGTTGGTGCGTTGGCTCCATCCAGAGCGTGGTTTAATTCCGCCAGTTGAATTTATTCCGTTAGCCGAAGAAACCGGACTGATTCTTCCCATTGGCCATTGGGTACTTGCGATGGCCTGCTCGCAGATTCAGCGTTGGGATAACGATCCCGTGGCGCGCCACCTGCAAGTCGCTATTAACGTTAGCCCACGTCAGTTCCGTCAGGCGAATTTTGTCAAAGAAGTTCGTCAAGTGCTTGAAGAGACCTGGGCGAATCCTGCCCGCTTGAAAATTGAGCTGACAGAAGGGGTTGTGATCGACGATGTCAACGATACGATCAGCAAAATGCATGAACTCAAGGCTATTGGTATCAGCTTTTCCATGGACGACTTTGGCACGGGATACTCCTCGCTGAGCTACCTCAAGCGGCTTCCGCTGGATCAGTTGAAAATCGATAAGAGCTTCATTAGCGATATTTTGCATAGTCAGGGTGATACAGTTATTGTGCAGACCATTATTGCAATGGCCGAAAGTCTTGGGCTGCAAGTTATCGCAGAAGGTGTCGAAACGGTTGAGCAAAAGTGTTTTCTCCAGAAACATCATTGTGATAATTGGCAGGGATACTTCTTTAGTAAGCCGCTACCAATCGTTGATTTTGAAGCGTTGCTTTATGAAATGAACGGAAAAATCGACTCGCCGTCCTGTAGTAAATAA